The following are encoded together in the Bradyrhizobium genosp. L genome:
- the ilvD gene encoding dihydroxy-acid dehydratase: MPAYRSRTTTHGRNMAGARGLWRATGMKNEDFGKPIIAVVNSFTQFVPGHVHLQNLGQLVAREIEKAGGVAKEFNTIAVDDGIAMGHDGMLYSLPSRELIADSVEYMVNAHCADAMVCISNCDKITPGMLMATLRLNIPTVFVSGGPMESGKILLKGKKRAVDLIDAMVAAADSNVTDEEVEVIERSACPTCGSCSGMFTANSMNCLTEALGLALPGNGSVLATHADRKSLFVEAGHLIVDLARRYYEQDDAKVLPRNIASFKSFENAMTLDIAMGGSTNTVLHLLAAAREGEVPFTMADIDRLSRKVPVLCKVAPSVQDVHMEDVHHAGGIMAILGELDRAKLLTTDGPTVHSASLDDALNRWDVVRTSSDKVRNFYMAAPGGVPTQEAFSQDRRFDEVDLDRAKGVIRNAEHAYSKDGGLAVLFGNLAEDGCIVKTAGVDQSILKFSGPARIFESQDASVDAILGNKVKAGDVVLIRYEGPRGGPGMQEMLYPTSYLKSKGLGKACALITDGRFSGGSSGLSIGHVSPEAAEGGLIGLVEEGDIIEFDIPNRKVNLKVDDAELKRRRAAMEAKGKAAWKPAAPRKRAVSTALKAYAAFASSAAKGAVRILPEE, translated from the coding sequence ATGCCCGCCTATCGCTCCCGCACCACCACCCACGGCCGCAACATGGCGGGTGCACGCGGCCTCTGGCGCGCCACCGGCATGAAGAACGAGGACTTCGGCAAGCCGATCATCGCGGTGGTCAATTCCTTCACCCAGTTCGTGCCCGGTCACGTCCATTTGCAGAATCTCGGCCAGCTCGTGGCGCGCGAGATCGAAAAGGCCGGCGGCGTGGCGAAGGAGTTCAACACCATCGCGGTCGATGACGGCATCGCGATGGGCCATGACGGCATGCTCTACAGCCTGCCCTCGCGCGAGCTGATCGCCGACAGCGTCGAATACATGGTCAATGCGCATTGCGCCGACGCGATGGTCTGCATCTCCAACTGCGACAAGATTACGCCCGGCATGCTGATGGCGACCTTGCGGCTCAACATCCCGACCGTGTTCGTCTCGGGCGGTCCGATGGAGTCGGGCAAGATCCTGCTCAAGGGCAAGAAGCGCGCGGTCGATCTGATCGATGCCATGGTCGCCGCGGCCGATTCCAACGTCACCGATGAAGAGGTCGAGGTGATCGAGCGCTCGGCCTGCCCGACCTGCGGCTCCTGCTCGGGCATGTTCACCGCGAACTCGATGAACTGCCTGACCGAGGCGCTCGGCCTGGCGCTGCCCGGCAACGGCTCGGTGCTGGCGACCCATGCCGATCGCAAGAGCCTGTTCGTCGAGGCCGGCCATCTGATCGTCGATCTCGCCCGCCGCTATTACGAGCAGGACGACGCAAAAGTGCTGCCGCGCAATATCGCGAGCTTCAAATCGTTCGAGAACGCGATGACGCTCGACATCGCGATGGGCGGCTCGACCAACACCGTGCTGCATCTGCTCGCCGCCGCGCGCGAGGGCGAGGTGCCGTTCACGATGGCCGATATCGACCGGCTCTCGCGAAAAGTGCCGGTGCTCTGCAAGGTCGCGCCCTCGGTGCAGGACGTCCACATGGAGGACGTGCATCACGCCGGCGGCATTATGGCGATCCTGGGCGAGCTCGACCGCGCCAAGTTGCTCACCACCGATGGACCGACCGTGCACAGCGCGAGCCTCGACGACGCGCTGAACCGTTGGGACGTGGTGCGGACATCAAGCGACAAGGTGCGGAACTTCTACATGGCCGCGCCGGGCGGCGTGCCGACCCAGGAGGCCTTCAGCCAGGACCGCCGCTTCGACGAGGTCGACCTCGACCGCGCCAAGGGCGTCATCCGCAACGCCGAGCACGCCTACTCGAAGGACGGCGGTCTCGCCGTGCTGTTCGGCAACCTTGCGGAAGACGGCTGCATCGTGAAGACCGCGGGCGTCGACCAGAGCATTCTGAAATTCTCCGGCCCGGCCCGCATCTTCGAGAGCCAGGACGCGTCGGTCGACGCCATCCTGGGCAACAAGGTGAAGGCCGGCGATGTCGTGCTGATCCGCTATGAGGGTCCGCGCGGCGGCCCGGGCATGCAGGAGATGCTATATCCGACCAGCTATCTGAAGTCGAAGGGCCTCGGCAAGGCCTGCGCGCTGATCACCGACGGCCGCTTCTCCGGTGGCTCCTCGGGCCTGTCGATCGGCCACGTCTCGCCGGAAGCGGCCGAGGGCGGCCTGATCGGCCTCGTCGAGGAAGGCGACATCATCGAGTTCGACATCCCGAACCGCAAGGTCAACCTCAAGGTCGACGACGCCGAACTGAAGCGCCGCCGCGCCGCGATGGAAGCCAAGGGCAAGGCCGCGTGGAAGCCGGCGGCGCCGCGCAAGCGTGCGGTGTCGACCGCGCTGAAGGCCTATGCGGCGTTCGCAAGCAGCGCCGCCAAGGGCGCGGTGCGCATCCTGCCTGAGGAATAG
- a CDS encoding hydroxyacid dehydrogenase gives MTVNNKRVFYVKYLAHPIYTEIMRKRPDVRLDRLENDTPETQFAPVLTEAHAYQIGAARDELAPHFHAHAELLKRAPNLLIVSSNGAGFDPVDVDACTAAGVLVLNQSGGNANSVAEHALAMMLTLSKRIIQSDRTLRRERNVNRNDLIGNELNEKTVGIIGLGNVGRRIAELCKGLLHMKVIAYDPYLTAEEMAKRGGEKVELDDLLRRADFVSISCPLDNKSRGMIGAREFALMQPHAFFITTARGFIHDEKALEQALREKRIAGAGLDVWDKEPPPPDHPLLQFDNVLASPHTAGVTREARMNMGKIAAEQLLDALDGKRPPRIINPEVWPAYAKRFEKAFGFAPQ, from the coding sequence ATGACCGTCAACAACAAGCGCGTGTTCTACGTCAAATATCTGGCCCACCCGATCTATACCGAGATCATGCGGAAGCGGCCGGATGTGCGGCTCGACCGGCTCGAGAACGATACGCCGGAGACGCAGTTCGCGCCTGTCCTGACCGAGGCGCACGCCTACCAGATCGGCGCTGCGCGCGACGAGCTGGCGCCGCATTTCCACGCCCATGCCGAGCTGCTGAAGCGCGCGCCGAACCTGCTGATCGTGTCCTCGAACGGCGCGGGCTTCGATCCGGTCGACGTCGATGCCTGCACGGCAGCTGGCGTGCTGGTCCTCAACCAGTCCGGCGGCAATGCCAATTCGGTTGCCGAGCATGCGCTGGCGATGATGTTGACATTGTCGAAGCGCATCATCCAGTCCGACCGCACCTTGCGCCGCGAGCGCAACGTCAACCGCAACGATCTGATCGGCAACGAGCTGAACGAGAAGACCGTCGGCATCATCGGCCTCGGCAATGTCGGACGCCGTATCGCCGAGCTGTGCAAGGGCCTGCTGCACATGAAGGTGATCGCCTACGACCCCTATCTCACGGCGGAAGAGATGGCGAAGCGGGGCGGCGAGAAGGTCGAGCTCGACGATCTCCTGCGCCGCGCCGATTTCGTCTCGATCTCGTGCCCGCTGGACAACAAGAGCAGGGGCATGATCGGTGCGCGCGAATTCGCGCTGATGCAGCCGCACGCTTTCTTCATCACGACCGCGCGCGGCTTCATTCACGACGAGAAGGCGCTGGAGCAAGCGCTCCGCGAAAAACGCATCGCGGGCGCCGGCCTCGACGTCTGGGACAAGGAGCCGCCGCCGCCGGATCATCCGCTATTGCAGTTCGATAACGTGCTGGCGAGCCCGCACACCGCCGGCGTCACCCGCGAGGCGCGCATGAACATGGGCAAAATCGCGGCCGAGCAGTTGCTCGACGCACTCGACGGCAAGCGTCCGCCGCGCATCATCAATCCCGAGGTGTGGCCGGCGTATGCGAAGCGATTCGAGAAGGCGTTCGGATTCGCGCCGCAGTAG
- a CDS encoding LysR family transcriptional regulator, whose protein sequence is MHVRDIDLNLFVVFDAIYSEGGVSRACFRLNLTQPAVSHALGRLRAMFNDPLFVRRHHVMTPTPLARQIITTVRQALNGLETTLTHTNRFDPAKTPKRFVVGLRNNLEAPMLSALMNRISTQAPLVEIATVRCERNNLERELAAGTLDVAIDTLLPLSSEVRREQILTEHIAVFARRDHPALGTRLDKKTYLRMEHVCVTSRRSGISFEDFQFQRLGIKRTVRLTCQNFTTACHVVARNDMLLTASGSAASLLERPGLLRQFPCPFRISPHLNYMYWHATADEDTTNQWLREQLRAAACVLARSHFGRGNGRVAKTTAKGGLSVPAGLAAE, encoded by the coding sequence ATGCATGTGCGCGACATCGATCTCAATTTGTTCGTCGTCTTCGATGCGATCTATTCCGAGGGCGGCGTCAGCCGCGCCTGCTTCCGCCTCAATCTGACCCAGCCCGCGGTCAGCCATGCGCTCGGCCGGCTGCGCGCGATGTTCAACGATCCGCTGTTCGTGCGCCGCCACCACGTGATGACGCCGACGCCGCTGGCACGCCAGATCATCACCACGGTGCGCCAGGCGCTCAACGGGCTGGAGACGACGCTGACCCACACCAACCGCTTCGATCCGGCAAAGACGCCGAAGCGGTTCGTGGTCGGCCTGCGCAACAATCTCGAGGCGCCGATGCTGAGCGCGCTGATGAATCGGATCAGCACGCAGGCGCCGCTGGTCGAGATCGCCACCGTGCGCTGCGAGCGCAACAATCTGGAGCGCGAGCTCGCCGCCGGCACGCTCGACGTCGCGATCGATACGCTGCTGCCGCTGTCGTCAGAGGTGCGGCGCGAGCAGATCCTGACCGAGCACATCGCGGTGTTCGCCCGCCGCGACCATCCCGCGCTCGGCACCCGGCTCGACAAGAAGACCTATTTGCGGATGGAGCATGTCTGCGTGACGTCGCGGCGCAGCGGGATCTCGTTCGAGGATTTCCAGTTCCAGCGTCTCGGCATCAAGCGCACTGTTCGCCTGACCTGCCAGAATTTCACGACGGCCTGCCACGTCGTGGCACGCAACGACATGCTGCTGACGGCATCCGGGAGCGCGGCATCGCTGCTGGAGCGGCCGGGGCTGCTGCGCCAGTTCCCCTGCCCGTTCCGGATCAGCCCGCACCTCAACTACATGTACTGGCACGCCACCGCCGACGAGGACACCACCAACCAGTGGCTGCGCGAGCAGCTGCGGGCGGCCGCCTGCGTGCTGGCGCGAAGCCATTTTGGACGCGGCAACGGCCGCGTCGCGAAGACCACGGCCAAGGGCGGATTGTCGGTACCGGCCGGCCTCGCCGCCGAGTAG
- a CDS encoding Bug family tripartite tricarboxylate transporter substrate binding protein, producing the protein MAGWVWRTAIGLAAMVAAGVASAQPFPTKSVHILVPYPPGGGVDVLTRTLADVVSKTWGQSIVVENRPGAGGVIASQAIATSAPDGYNLIMVASGHATNPFLYPKLPYDTFKDFSPISLLASSPNVLLVRADSPFKTVGDVIAAARAKPGSLSFAHAGNGTSTHLAGELLNSLAKIDLGGIPYKGGAPAINDLLGGQIPMSFNNGPESVGQLQAGTVRALAVTTAVRAPFLPDVPSMSETVPGYDTEVWWGLLGPGNMPGDLVAKISHDFVAAVNTDSVRERLGKLGAIPIGSAPAKFDAKIHADYDKWGPIIKAAGMKAE; encoded by the coding sequence ATGGCCGGGTGGGTCTGGCGAACGGCCATTGGGCTGGCTGCGATGGTTGCGGCCGGCGTTGCGTCTGCCCAGCCGTTCCCGACGAAATCCGTGCACATTCTCGTCCCGTATCCGCCCGGCGGCGGCGTCGACGTGCTGACCCGCACGCTGGCCGACGTGGTCTCCAAGACCTGGGGCCAATCGATCGTGGTCGAGAACCGGCCGGGCGCGGGCGGGGTGATCGCCTCGCAGGCGATCGCGACCTCGGCCCCCGACGGCTACAATCTGATCATGGTAGCGAGCGGCCACGCCACCAATCCGTTCCTCTATCCAAAACTGCCCTACGACACGTTCAAGGATTTTTCGCCGATCTCGTTGCTCGCGTCGTCGCCGAACGTGCTGCTGGTGCGCGCGGACTCGCCGTTCAAGACGGTCGGCGACGTCATCGCCGCGGCGAGGGCGAAGCCCGGCAGTCTTTCATTCGCCCATGCCGGCAACGGCACCTCGACGCATCTCGCCGGCGAGCTGCTCAACAGTCTCGCCAAGATCGACCTCGGCGGGATCCCTTACAAGGGCGGCGCGCCCGCGATCAACGACCTGCTCGGCGGGCAGATCCCGATGTCGTTCAACAACGGGCCGGAATCGGTCGGGCAGTTGCAGGCCGGCACGGTGCGCGCGCTGGCGGTGACGACGGCCGTGCGGGCGCCGTTCCTGCCCGATGTCCCCAGCATGTCGGAAACCGTGCCGGGCTATGACACCGAAGTGTGGTGGGGCCTGCTCGGGCCGGGCAACATGCCGGGCGATCTCGTTGCAAAGATCTCGCACGATTTCGTCGCGGCGGTGAACACCGATTCCGTGAGGGAACGGCTCGGCAAGCTCGGCGCCATCCCGATCGGCTCCGCGCCTGCCAAATTCGACGCCAAGATCCACGCCGACTACGACAAATGGGGGCCGATCATCAAGGCCGCCGGTATGAAGGCGGAGTGA
- a CDS encoding ABC transporter permease → MSVQSPSRDVAVSAPASRPRAMLAKPSQEQIVLLITIALLIVFGLTLNGFATVSNLLNLLRSISILGVLGLGMGLIVISRGIDLSEIAILAGSWAIALIEMQNGMPVFTAVLLALAIAVLIGVVNGVMVAFVEAPALFVTLAAGFVIYGLAFWIAPAWVVYAPKNAPALMYLGAGRLFGVPVPILVFAVCAIAMHLFLSRTSIGRFIYAQGDNPEAARLTGIPLRPLIVLEHVLVALLAWIAGLVWVGTTGSMQMAITQGTMIFDVVLVVVIGGISLIGGRGSVFSVVVGCVLIGTLLNAFTIMDVNSEVQNIIKGVVLLAAIVLDNWLHPRDEETARQGD, encoded by the coding sequence ATGAGCGTGCAATCGCCATCGCGCGATGTCGCCGTCTCGGCGCCGGCATCCCGCCCGCGCGCGATGCTTGCAAAGCCGAGCCAGGAGCAGATCGTGCTCCTGATCACCATCGCGCTGCTGATCGTGTTCGGCCTGACGCTGAACGGCTTCGCCACGGTCTCCAACTTGCTCAATCTGTTGCGGAGTATTTCCATCCTTGGCGTGCTCGGCCTCGGCATGGGGCTGATCGTGATCAGCCGCGGCATCGACCTTTCGGAGATCGCGATCCTGGCGGGTTCCTGGGCAATCGCGCTGATCGAGATGCAGAACGGCATGCCGGTGTTCACGGCGGTGCTGCTGGCGCTGGCCATCGCAGTGCTGATCGGTGTCGTCAACGGCGTGATGGTCGCCTTCGTCGAGGCGCCGGCGCTGTTCGTGACGCTCGCTGCCGGCTTCGTGATCTACGGTCTTGCCTTCTGGATCGCGCCGGCCTGGGTGGTCTATGCGCCGAAGAATGCACCTGCCCTGATGTATCTCGGCGCCGGGCGGCTGTTCGGCGTGCCGGTTCCAATCCTGGTCTTCGCGGTCTGTGCCATCGCGATGCACCTGTTCCTGTCGCGCACCTCGATCGGCCGCTTCATCTATGCGCAGGGCGACAATCCCGAAGCCGCGCGGCTGACCGGCATTCCGCTGCGGCCGCTGATCGTGCTGGAGCACGTGCTGGTTGCGCTGCTCGCCTGGATTGCAGGGCTGGTCTGGGTCGGCACCACCGGCAGCATGCAGATGGCGATCACGCAGGGGACCATGATCTTCGACGTCGTGCTGGTCGTCGTGATCGGCGGCATCAGCCTGATCGGCGGCCGCGGCAGCGTGTTCAGCGTCGTGGTCGGCTGCGTCCTGATCGGCACGCTGCTCAATGCCTTCACCATCATGGACGTCAACAGCGAGGTGCAGAACATCATCAAGGGCGTCGTGCTGCTGGCGGCGATCGTGCTCGACAACTGGCTGCATCCGAGAGACGAGGAGACCGCGCGGCAGGGCGACTGA
- a CDS encoding thiamine pyrophosphate-binding protein, whose protein sequence is MAAAAEQSSAQHQATWYGIVQQTLKRNEVRLVPYVPDKVLTPLIKSLHADPYFTVFPTAREEEAVGIVSGAWMAGTRGAVLMQTSGFATLANVLASLAVPYQIPLIMFVSERGTLGEFNYGQALVCRTMRPVLDSLAMEHHTVTRLDELEFIADRSIKQAVTTQAPVALILNPLLTGGKTFDK, encoded by the coding sequence ATGGCGGCCGCCGCGGAACAAAGCTCAGCCCAACATCAGGCAACCTGGTACGGCATCGTGCAGCAGACGCTGAAGCGCAACGAGGTTCGCCTCGTGCCCTACGTACCGGACAAGGTGCTGACCCCGCTGATCAAGAGCCTGCACGCCGATCCCTATTTCACGGTGTTTCCGACCGCGCGCGAGGAAGAGGCGGTCGGCATCGTCTCCGGCGCCTGGATGGCCGGAACGCGCGGCGCCGTGCTGATGCAGACCTCGGGCTTCGCCACGCTTGCCAACGTGCTGGCCTCGCTCGCGGTGCCCTATCAGATCCCGCTGATCATGTTCGTCTCCGAGCGCGGCACGCTCGGCGAGTTCAATTACGGCCAGGCGCTGGTCTGCCGCACCATGCGCCCGGTCCTGGATTCGCTGGCCATGGAGCATCACACCGTCACCCGGCTCGACGAGCTCGAATTCATCGCCGACCGCTCGATCAAGCAGGCCGTCACCACCCAGGCGCCGGTGGCGCTGATCCTCAACCCGCTGCTCACCGGCGGCAAGACCTTCGACAAGTGA
- a CDS encoding amidohydrolase family protein, with the protein MATSEIPACLPPRPVTPPREKLPPKACDTHAHVFGPADRFPYADDRSYTPPDAPLQTYLGMLDALGFARGVLVQGSAHGRDNSAMLDALQREPARLRGVAVADADVAPGTLRQWHVLGVRGLRFNHFFRGGQLHYRGGIPLDVAKMHAPVMAELGWHLQLWIDVKDLPATIPTLKALGLPVVVDRMGRTDAGAGISTEGFQSLLRAVSEGWCWTKLSGAHRLSQRSPDYPDARPFHEALVAANSERLVWGGDWPHPRVEGEMPDAGRLLSLFQEWTPDAATRLRILVDNPARLYGFPN; encoded by the coding sequence ATGGCAACGTCCGAGATTCCCGCCTGCCTGCCGCCGCGCCCGGTGACGCCGCCGCGCGAGAAGCTGCCGCCAAAGGCCTGCGACACCCATGCGCATGTGTTCGGCCCGGCCGACCGCTTTCCCTACGCCGACGATCGCAGCTACACGCCGCCGGACGCGCCGCTACAGACCTATCTCGGCATGCTCGATGCGCTCGGGTTTGCCCGCGGCGTGCTGGTGCAGGGCAGCGCGCATGGCCGCGACAATTCCGCGATGCTGGACGCGCTGCAACGCGAGCCGGCGCGGCTGCGCGGCGTTGCGGTGGCCGATGCCGACGTCGCGCCGGGCACCTTGCGGCAATGGCATGTGCTGGGCGTGCGCGGCCTGCGCTTCAATCATTTCTTCCGCGGCGGGCAGTTGCATTACCGCGGCGGCATTCCCCTTGATGTCGCGAAGATGCATGCGCCCGTCATGGCCGAGCTCGGCTGGCATCTGCAGCTCTGGATCGACGTGAAGGACCTGCCAGCGACGATCCCGACATTGAAGGCGCTCGGCCTGCCGGTCGTGGTCGATCGCATGGGCCGCACTGATGCCGGCGCCGGCATCAGCACCGAGGGCTTTCAGAGCCTGCTGCGTGCCGTCAGTGAAGGCTGGTGCTGGACCAAGCTGTCCGGCGCGCATCGCCTGAGCCAGCGATCGCCCGACTACCCCGACGCGCGGCCGTTCCACGAGGCGCTGGTCGCGGCCAATTCCGAGCGGCTGGTGTGGGGCGGCGACTGGCCGCATCCGCGGGTCGAGGGCGAGATGCCCGACGCCGGCCGTCTGCTGTCATTGTTCCAGGAGTGGACGCCTGATGCCGCGACCCGGCTGCGCATCCTCGTCGATAATCCCGCACGACTCTATGGCTTCCCGAACTGA
- a CDS encoding autotransporter outer membrane beta-barrel domain-containing protein, which yields MPAAAQNATWNLNPTVAGPSGGTFDYNGAANWTPATIPAGTATFGATNGPSLSFSAANTSIGGWTFNAGAAAYTFGLVGQTLTFNGDGIVINGGSATLNVNANGALTSTVQFRSASTAGNATIINNNSPGAAVTTNTVEFLDASTAGNATISNNRNLNFRDSSTAGNARIVNTAITEFFNASTAGNATITENGFLVFHNTSTAGNATITNIGGTAMNFEDTSTAGNATIINNFGLAFANSSTAGAATITTNSGGTTFIQDSASGGTARFILNGTGALDISGLTSGGTTAGSIEGGGNIRLGANTLAVGGSNLSTNFSGIISGSGGLSKAGGGTLTLTGINTYTGSTAVNGGTLEVDGSIAASSNVTVNSGATLSGTGIVDPAATTIMNGGTLAPGNVSNPTGTLTVTSNLALQSGAIYLVQVTPALAASSNVSGTATLGGATVNAAFANGSYISKQYTILSAGSVSGTFGTLTNANLPTNFTDALSYDATHAYLNLTLNFTPPPSGPTAPNFGGGLNLNQQAVANTLVNFFNSTGGIPMVYGTLTPAGLTQASGELATGSQQTTFDAMNLFLGLLTDPFMNRACEAGSAPRTPGYPEENDASGCAAARNRGAFAMFTKAPPVPFVPRWSVWAAGYGGSRSTDGNAVVGSNDTTSSVYGTAVGADYLFSPNTIAGFALAGGGTNFSVVNGGSGRSDLFQAGAYIRHTEGAAYISAALAYGWQDITTNRIVTVAGFDQLRAEFNANTYSGRVEGGYRFVAPWSGGIGITPYAAGQFTTFDLPGYAEQAVVGSPAFALAYDAKSVTDVRSELGLRTDKSFAMADGMLTLRTRFAWAHDYDPDRSIAAAFQALPGASFVVNGAAQASDLALTTAAVEMKWMNGWSAAATFEGEFSDVTSSYAGKGVVRYTW from the coding sequence ATGCCGGCCGCGGCTCAGAACGCGACCTGGAACCTCAACCCGACGGTCGCCGGACCCAGCGGCGGGACGTTCGATTACAATGGCGCCGCCAACTGGACACCGGCAACGATACCGGCCGGCACCGCCACATTCGGAGCGACGAACGGCCCAAGCCTGTCGTTCTCGGCGGCCAACACCAGCATCGGTGGCTGGACTTTCAACGCCGGGGCTGCCGCCTACACGTTCGGGCTCGTCGGTCAGACACTTACGTTCAACGGCGACGGCATTGTCATTAATGGCGGCAGCGCCACCCTCAACGTCAACGCTAACGGCGCCCTAACAAGTACAGTACAATTCCGCAGCGCGAGCACGGCCGGCAACGCCACCATCATCAATAACAACTCACCAGGCGCCGCCGTAACCACCAACACGGTCGAGTTCCTCGACGCGAGCACGGCTGGCAACGCCACCATCTCCAACAACCGCAATCTCAACTTTCGCGACAGCAGCACGGCCGGCAACGCCAGAATCGTCAACACCGCCATAACGGAGTTCTTCAACGCGAGCACGGCTGGCAACGCCACCATTACCGAGAATGGCTTCCTGGTCTTCCACAACACCAGCACAGCTGGCAACGCTACCATCACCAATATCGGCGGCACGGCAATGAATTTCGAGGATACGAGCACGGCCGGCAATGCCACGATCATCAATAATTTCGGTTTGGCTTTCGCGAATTCGAGCACGGCCGGCGCCGCCACCATCACGACAAACAGCGGCGGCACGACTTTCATTCAGGACTCGGCCAGCGGCGGGACCGCGCGCTTTATCCTGAACGGGACCGGTGCGCTGGACATTTCAGGACTCACCAGCGGCGGCACAACCGCCGGCTCGATCGAAGGGGGCGGCAATATTCGTCTCGGCGCGAACACACTCGCGGTTGGCGGCAGCAATCTCTCGACGAATTTTTCCGGCATCATCAGCGGGAGCGGCGGGCTGAGCAAGGCCGGCGGCGGTACGCTGACGCTGACCGGCATCAATACCTACACCGGCTCGACTGCCGTCAACGGCGGTACGCTGGAAGTCGACGGCTCGATCGCCGCCTCGTCGAACGTGACGGTCAATTCCGGCGCGACCTTGAGCGGTACCGGCATCGTCGATCCCGCGGCCACCACCATCATGAACGGCGGCACCTTGGCGCCCGGCAACGTGTCGAATCCCACGGGCACGCTGACCGTCACGAGCAATCTCGCGTTGCAGTCGGGTGCGATCTATCTGGTTCAGGTGACGCCGGCGCTTGCGGCATCGAGCAATGTCAGCGGCACCGCGACGCTCGGCGGGGCCACCGTCAATGCGGCGTTCGCCAACGGCAGCTATATCTCGAAGCAATACACGATCCTGAGCGCCGGCAGCGTCAGCGGCACCTTCGGCACGCTCACCAATGCCAATCTTCCGACGAATTTCACCGACGCGCTGAGCTACGACGCCACCCACGCCTATCTCAATCTGACGCTGAACTTCACGCCGCCGCCGTCAGGCCCCACGGCGCCGAACTTCGGCGGCGGCCTCAACCTCAACCAGCAGGCCGTCGCCAACACGCTGGTCAATTTCTTCAACTCGACGGGCGGCATTCCGATGGTCTACGGCACGCTGACCCCGGCGGGCCTGACGCAGGCCTCGGGCGAACTGGCGACCGGCTCGCAGCAAACCACCTTCGACGCCATGAACCTGTTCCTCGGCTTGCTGACCGATCCCTTCATGAACCGCGCCTGTGAGGCAGGTTCGGCGCCGCGCACTCCGGGCTATCCGGAGGAGAACGATGCCAGCGGCTGTGCGGCCGCCCGGAACCGGGGCGCGTTTGCGATGTTCACCAAGGCGCCCCCGGTACCGTTCGTGCCGCGCTGGAGCGTCTGGGCGGCAGGCTACGGCGGTTCGCGGTCGACCGACGGCAACGCTGTAGTTGGATCGAACGACACCACCAGCAGCGTGTACGGCACCGCCGTCGGCGCCGATTATCTGTTCTCGCCGAATACCATCGCGGGCTTCGCGCTGGCCGGTGGCGGCACCAACTTCTCGGTCGTCAACGGCGGCAGTGGCCGTTCCGACCTGTTCCAGGCCGGCGCCTATATCCGCCACACCGAAGGTGCGGCCTACATCTCCGCCGCGCTCGCCTATGGCTGGCAGGACATCACCACCAACCGCATCGTTACGGTCGCCGGCTTCGACCAGCTCCGCGCCGAGTTCAATGCCAACACGTATTCAGGCAGGGTCGAAGGCGGCTATCGTTTCGTCGCGCCGTGGAGCGGCGGCATCGGCATCACGCCCTATGCCGCGGGCCAGTTCACGACCTTCGATCTGCCCGGTTATGCCGAGCAGGCCGTCGTCGGTTCACCTGCCTTCGCGCTCGCCTATGATGCGAAGAGCGTCACCGATGTTCGCAGCGAGCTGGGCCTGCGCACCGACAAGTCGTTTGCGATGGCCGACGGCATGCTGACGCTGCGCACCCGGTTTGCCTGGGCGCATGATTACGACCCGGACCGCTCGATCGCCGCGGCCTTCCAGGCGCTGCCGGGCGCGAGCTTCGTCGTCAACGGCGCGGCACAGGCCTCCGACTTGGCGCTGACCACGGCGGCGGTCGAGATGAAATGGATGAACGGCTGGTCGGCCGCGGCTACCTTCGAAGGCGAATTCTCCGACGTCACCTCGTCCTATGCCGGCAAGGGCGTGGTGCGGTACACTTGGTGA